Proteins from one Ornithobacterium rhinotracheale genomic window:
- the yidC gene encoding membrane protein insertase YidC translates to MQESKFDKNQLIGFGLMVLLLIGYWFFTKPTPEQIEAEKKKRELALKEKEQAEQNQNKDTTADFETSQPAVAQSSIAPQTYKLESDKVIIEISNKGAQISKVELKDFKAYDEKSGKHDKPLYLINGGNTNFALQFNDKQGRKLDLSKRMFTANQNGNTVTLTTQENGATIQYIYTLNGDYGLDFSIKSNGLSNLTNDKTANLAINMNALSQEKGKSWEKRVTDFHYSLNNFSKESYTRSDKEIDDDKVDWVAFKQQFFSTILEPKVAWEHVKLNVTDDPKEDTVHSKKFDFDTNLAINGEINQAYTWYFLPLDFDLLKTYNKDFQHIIPFGWGIFGWINEWAILPTFKFMASWGLKYGWVIALLTIVVKLITSPIMYKQYKQSAMMRVLKPDMEAINEKYKGPENQMKRQQETMNLYRTAGVNPLAGCLPALLQIPIFYALFNFFPNVIQLRGKGFLWADDLTAYDSIMHLPFNIPFYGDHVSLFALLYVVTMVIYFKFSGNMMQTPKQEGMPDMRFMMYIMPIMFIFFLNSYASGLSWYYFVSNAINIGLVLFIKNVMIDDDKIHAKIQSNKQNPKKRKKSKWQEKLDQAMKQAQEQQRLRDNQK, encoded by the coding sequence ATGCAAGAAAGTAAATTTGACAAAAATCAGCTCATCGGTTTTGGGCTGATGGTTTTATTGCTCATCGGATATTGGTTTTTCACTAAACCTACTCCTGAGCAGATTGAAGCCGAGAAGAAAAAACGAGAATTAGCCTTAAAAGAGAAAGAACAAGCTGAACAAAATCAAAATAAAGATACTACAGCCGATTTTGAAACATCTCAACCAGCGGTAGCGCAGTCTTCTATCGCCCCGCAAACTTATAAATTGGAAAGTGATAAAGTCATTATCGAAATTTCTAATAAAGGAGCGCAGATTTCAAAAGTTGAGCTTAAAGATTTCAAGGCTTACGACGAAAAATCTGGAAAACACGACAAACCACTTTATTTAATAAATGGCGGAAATACCAATTTCGCATTACAATTCAACGATAAGCAAGGTAGAAAACTTGATTTATCTAAAAGAATGTTTACCGCCAACCAAAACGGAAATACAGTAACCCTAACTACCCAAGAAAACGGGGCAACAATCCAATACATTTATACATTAAATGGTGATTATGGTTTAGATTTCTCGATTAAATCTAATGGTTTAAGCAATTTAACCAATGATAAAACCGCGAATTTAGCCATCAATATGAACGCCCTTTCGCAAGAAAAAGGTAAATCTTGGGAAAAGCGTGTGACTGATTTTCACTATAGTTTAAACAACTTTAGCAAGGAAAGTTATACGCGTAGCGACAAAGAAATCGACGACGACAAGGTAGATTGGGTGGCGTTTAAACAGCAATTTTTCTCTACGATTTTGGAACCAAAAGTTGCTTGGGAACATGTAAAATTAAATGTAACAGACGACCCAAAAGAAGATACCGTTCACTCTAAAAAATTCGATTTTGATACTAATTTAGCGATAAACGGAGAAATAAATCAAGCCTACACTTGGTACTTTTTGCCTCTAGATTTTGATTTATTAAAGACTTATAATAAAGACTTCCAGCATATCATTCCATTTGGTTGGGGAATCTTCGGGTGGATCAACGAATGGGCGATATTGCCTACTTTTAAATTCATGGCAAGCTGGGGCCTAAAATACGGTTGGGTGATTGCTCTACTCACTATTGTAGTAAAATTAATTACATCGCCAATCATGTACAAGCAGTATAAGCAAAGTGCAATGATGCGTGTATTAAAACCCGACATGGAGGCAATCAACGAGAAATACAAAGGTCCTGAAAACCAAATGAAACGCCAACAGGAAACAATGAATCTGTACCGAACCGCTGGCGTGAACCCGCTCGCGGGATGTTTGCCAGCATTGCTACAAATTCCTATTTTCTATGCTTTGTTCAACTTCTTTCCAAATGTTATTCAGCTTAGGGGAAAAGGATTCTTATGGGCAGATGATTTAACGGCATATGATTCAATCATGCACTTGCCATTCAACATTCCATTCTATGGCGACCACGTGAGTTTGTTTGCACTATTATATGTGGTAACCATGGTGATTTACTTTAAATTCTCTGGAAACATGATGCAAACACCAAAACAAGAAGGAATGCCAGATATGCGTTTTATGATGTACATTATGCCTATCATGTTCATCTTCTTCTTGAACAGCTACGCATCAGGACTTTCATGGTACTATTTCGTATCCAACGCGATTAACATTGGATTGGTTTTATTCATCAAAAATGTAATGATAGACGATGATAAGATCCACGCAAAAATCCAAAGCAACAAGCAAAATCCTAAAAAGCGCAAGAAAAGTAAATGGCAAGAAAAACTTGACCAAGCGATGAAACAAGCGCAGGAACAACAAAGATTAAGAGATAATCAGAAATAA
- a CDS encoding CTP synthase has translation MENRETKYIFVTGGVTSSLGKGIVAASLGLLLKARGYRVTIQKLDPYINVDPGTLNPYEHGECYVTEDGAETDLDLGHYERFLNHPTTQANNVTTGRIYQSVIEKERRGDYLGKTVQIIPHITNEIKRRIKMLGRNNEYDIIITEIGGTVGDIESLPFIEAVRQLRYDLGKDNSLMIHLTLVPYLAASGELKTKPTQHSVRFLMESGIQADMLVCRTEHEIPKETLSKLAQFCNIRLGSVIECRDAKTIYDVPLMLHKQGFDKIALEGLNLPAENEPDLKDWEKFLHNHKKPQHEVEIALVGKYVSLQDSYKSITEAFVHAGARIQTKVKVKWIYSGDLTEQNVKEVLGDVDGILVAPGFGDRGLEGKILACKYARENNVPLLGICLGMQMMVIEFARNVLGLKDAESAETNHATPNPVISLMDEQKNVAYKGGTMRLGNWKCDLKDGSKIKEIYKNNTIQERHRHRYEFNNEYYDEFEKAGLVLSGVNPDTSLVETVEYPNHPFYIGVQFHPEYRSTVASPHPLFKAFLEASLNFKNHKK, from the coding sequence ATGGAAAACAGAGAAACTAAATACATTTTTGTAACCGGAGGGGTTACTTCTTCACTTGGGAAAGGAATTGTTGCCGCAAGTTTAGGGCTATTGCTCAAAGCGAGAGGCTACCGAGTTACAATTCAGAAACTCGACCCATACATCAATGTCGATCCAGGAACTCTTAATCCATACGAGCACGGAGAATGTTATGTTACCGAAGATGGTGCCGAAACAGATTTGGATTTGGGACACTATGAAAGATTCTTGAATCACCCAACTACCCAAGCCAATAATGTTACCACAGGACGCATTTACCAATCGGTGATAGAAAAAGAAAGACGCGGCGATTATTTAGGGAAAACGGTACAAATTATCCCACATATTACCAACGAAATCAAACGCAGAATCAAAATGCTCGGTAGAAACAACGAGTACGATATCATTATCACAGAAATCGGTGGTACGGTGGGAGATATTGAATCTTTGCCTTTTATCGAAGCTGTGCGCCAATTGCGTTACGATTTAGGAAAAGACAATTCTTTGATGATTCATTTAACCTTGGTGCCATATCTCGCCGCAAGTGGTGAATTAAAAACAAAACCTACTCAACACTCTGTTCGTTTCTTAATGGAAAGCGGAATACAAGCCGATATGCTTGTGTGCCGCACCGAACACGAAATTCCAAAAGAAACTTTATCAAAATTAGCTCAATTCTGTAATATTCGATTGGGTAGCGTGATAGAATGTCGTGATGCTAAAACAATTTACGATGTTCCGTTGATGCTTCACAAACAAGGTTTTGATAAAATCGCACTTGAAGGGCTAAATCTCCCTGCCGAAAACGAACCAGACCTAAAAGACTGGGAAAAATTCTTACACAATCATAAAAAACCACAACACGAAGTAGAAATTGCTCTCGTGGGTAAATATGTTTCTTTGCAAGATTCTTATAAATCAATCACAGAAGCATTTGTACACGCAGGTGCCAGAATCCAGACCAAAGTAAAAGTAAAATGGATTTACTCAGGCGACTTAACTGAGCAAAATGTAAAAGAAGTTTTGGGCGATGTAGACGGAATTTTGGTTGCTCCAGGTTTTGGAGATCGTGGACTGGAAGGTAAAATCTTGGCGTGTAAATATGCAAGAGAAAACAATGTGCCTTTATTAGGAATTTGCCTTGGAATGCAAATGATGGTCATTGAATTTGCGCGTAATGTTTTAGGTTTAAAAGATGCAGAAAGCGCAGAGACAAACCACGCAACACCAAACCCTGTAATCAGTTTGATGGATGAACAGAAAAATGTAGCCTACAAAGGTGGAACGATGCGTCTTGGAAACTGGAAATGTGACCTAAAAGACGGTAGCAAAATCAAAGAAATTTATAAAAACAACACCATTCAAGAGCGTCATCGCCATCGCTATGAATTCAATAATGAATATTATGATGAATTTGAAAAAGCAGGATTGGTGCTTAGTGGGGTAAACCCAGACACTTCGCTTGTAGAAACCGTGGAATATCCAAATCACCCATTCTATATTGGGGTACAATTCCACCCAGAATACAGAAGTACTGTGGCGTCTCCACACCCACTATTCAAAGCCTTTTTGGAGGCAAGTCTAAACTTTAAAAATCATAAGAAATAA